The proteins below come from a single Miscanthus floridulus cultivar M001 chromosome 1, ASM1932011v1, whole genome shotgun sequence genomic window:
- the LOC136477191 gene encoding kinesin-like protein KIN-8B — MPSIRAPASKQTATLQVAVKCRPLTDTEQRRSRHIIQVIDDKTVVVLDPDLSKDYLDLIQNRTKERRYTFDHVYAPGCSNSDVYKNISSTIAGVVQGLNATVFAYGSTGSGKTYTMVGTHSDPGLMVLSFRTIFELIKKDDSKDTFEVSCSYLEVYNEVIYDLLERSSGHLELREDPEHGIIVAGLRSIKVHSADRILELLNIGNSRRKTESTEANATSSRSHAVLEITVKRNQKGQYGNQVLRGKLALVDLAGSERASETNNFGQKLRDGANINRSLLALANCINALGKQNKKGLAYVPYRNSKLTRILKDGLSGNSRTVMVATISPADDQYHHTTNTLKYADRAKEIKTHVHKNIGTLDTHVEDYQRMIDNLQVEVSQLKKELAEKEHQLSIKPTEKAADSELSWLNVLSQETGENVQERINLQKALFELEETNKRNRMELQHLDDSIARRQVKEMDSTVLQALTSRRQVILDNIRDNDEAGSGYRKDIEMNESRRRQLQDMIEEAVSNNGNKTYLHILSQYRLLGMTNAELQIEMAMRDQVIHNQREALRSLWNILYGTGLNQKQILKLAAKQGLTVEGCPLPSSSPDVTTPPSFPPHRRFPSFMSFPSPQSESYSPSACFFQHGFSTMSLLKNQHETPTICRQEHLSSYYMMSGCSPYSGDGKQWSSGRPMTFFSTPEKPKEVSSVYRETENAQSQHNKEHSGSHDFSLHRKDLWPMERK, encoded by the exons ATGCCGAGCATCCGAGCTCCGGCGTCCAAGCAGACGGCCACGCTACAG GTGGCTGTCAAGTGCAGGCCATTGACCGACACCGAGCAGCGGCGCTCGCGGCATATCATACAGGTCATTGATGACAAG ACTGTGGTTGTGCTGGACCCTGATCTGTCAAAGGACTATCTGGACCTCATCCAGAACCGGACCAAGGAAAGGAGATATACCTTCGATCATGTGTACGCGCCTGGATGCTCCAATTCG GACGTGTATAAGAATATATCCTCTACAATTGCTGGTGTAGTCCAAGGCCTTAATGCAACAGTCTTTGCTTATGGTTCTACTGGAAG TGGCAAAACTTACACTATGGTTGGAACCCATAGTGATCCTGGTCTGATGGTTCTTAGCTTCCGTACAATTTTTGAGCTGATAAAAAAGGATGACAGTAAGGATACATTTGAAGTTTCATGTTCATATCTGGAAGTGTACAATGAG GTTATCTATGATTTGCTTGAGAGATCATCTGGACACCTGGAGCTTCGAGAAGATCCTGAGCATGGCATAATAGTTGCTGGATTGAGAAGCATTAAG GTTCACTCCGCAGATAGGATTCTTGAGCTGTTGAACATAGGCAACAGTAGGCGCAAGACAGAGAGTACAGAAGCAAATGCTACTTCTTCACG GTCACATGCTGTACTTGAGATTACTGTAAAGCGAAACCAGAAAGGCCAATATGGTAACCAAGTTCTTCGTGGAAAGCTTGCCTTGGTTGATCTTGCGGGCAG TGAGAGGGCCTCTGAAACAAACAACTTTGGGCAAAAGCTTAGAGATGGAGCCAACATCAATCGGTCACTCCTAGCATTAGCAAATTGCATCAATGCCCTAGGCAAGCAAAACAAGAAAGGTCTTGCCTATGTTCCCTATCGCAAcag TAAATTAACTCGAATTCTAAAGGATGGGCTGTCTGGTAATTCTCGAACTGTTATGGTTGCTACAATATCACCAGCTGATGATCAGTATCATCACACAACAAATACACTCAAGTACGCAGACCGTGCTAAAGAGATAAAAACACATGTCCAT AAAAATATTGGAACACTTGACACTCATGTTGAAGACTATCAGAGGATGATCGACAATCTTCAG GTTGAGGTTTCTCAGTTGAAAAAGGAATTAGCTGAGAAGGAGCATCAATTAAGTATAAAGCCTACTGAAAAAGCTGCAGAtagtgagctatcttggttaaaTGTCTTGAGCCAGGAAACTGGTGAGAATGTTCAAGAACGCATAAATCTTCAGAAGGCTCTGTTTGAACTTGAAGAAACCAATAAGCGCAACCGAATGGAACTCCAGCATCTTGACGATTCTATTGCAAGGCGTCAG GTGAAAGAAATGGACTCTACAGTTCTCCAAGCTTTAACATCAAGGAGACAAGTTATTCTTGACAACATCCGTGATAATGATGAAGCTGGTTCTGGATATAGAAAG GACATTGAAATGAATGAGAGTCGCAGGCGACAACTCCAGGATATGATTGAAGAAGCCGTCAGTAACAATGGCAATAAAACCTACCTGCACATTCTCAGCCAGTACAGACTACTT GGAATGACTAATGCTGAGCTTCAAATTGAGATGGCTATGCGGGATCAAGTTATACATAATCAGAGGGAAGCTCTAAGGAGCCTGTGGAACATTCTCTATGGAACGGGGCTAAACCAGAAGCAGATTCTTAAATTGGCTGCAAAGCAAGGATTAACCGTAGAAGGCTGTCCTTTGCCTAGCTCAAGCCCAGATGTTACCACACCACCTTCCTTTCCACCTCATAGAAGGTTTCCATCGTTTATGTCATTTCCTAGTCCGCAGTCAGAGTCTTATTCTCCGTCTGCTTGCTTTTTCCAACATGGTTTCAGCACTATGTCTTTGCTGAAAAATCAGCATGAGACGCCCACCATATGTAGGCAGGAGCACCTCAGTTCTTACTACATGATGTCTGGCTGCTCGCCTTACTCTGGTGATGGAAAACAGTGGTCAAGTGGAAGACCTATGACATTCTTTTCTACTCCAGAAAAACCTAAGGAGGTGAGCAGTGTATATCGGGAAACAGAGAATGCACAG